ACTATAATCATCACCATTCAAATGTATAGGACCCATGTAGgacttatctttttttttaaaggaaaatttcattaattcattccaTGAATGAGACTAGAGGTGTGcatgggccaggccgggccgggctcaactaaaaatttaggcccatttgTTAGGCTCGGGCCCAGCCCGGCctgaaaaatgggcctaaaattttgcccaagcccaacccagataaaaatgctaaaacccgggcccgacccggcccgcccatattattttttatataattttaaaatatatataatacatcaaaaatactaaaaacatcaaaataaatatttcccaataaattgaaaataaattttaaaaaatatatatacttaaataacactaagatagatgcaacttaacaaacaaatgcctctaaaataataacaaaattaacaaatgtctttaaaataataacaaaagtaataataaaataaggtttATACAAtgtccaaacaataacaacaaaatagtaacaacataatagtaaaatggtcacaaaatagggagaaaacaataagaaaataatattaaaaaaaccagatttttttgtcctttagtgaattcggaCCCGGGCCAAAAATGACTTACCCAAGGCCTGACCGGTTTTTTAAATGgaccttatttttttgtccaagctcatttttcgagcctatatttttgccaAAACCTTCTCACATTTCGGACGGGCCTTCGGGTCAGGCCGGTGGCCCGACCCATAAGTAGGTCTAAATGAGACCATACAAttcggggaaaagaaaaaaaaaaacaacaaacacCCATTGTTGGCGATAAAGGATAAGCTCCATCAATAAGACAAAGGCTTAAACCTTagcatcaatagaacattatgacATGTTGACAATAAACTCTGTCACAGCTCAAGCATGACACATCTGAAGTGATTGCAATCAGTTAACATCATGAGGAAATCAGCCTTGGATGGTCCCAAACAATAGGGCAAAATCAGCAAAAAAGTTGAACATCCACCAAAACTAGAAAGGGCAATGAcaaaatcatccctaaaatcacttgcaAAAATAATACTACATGCATAAGCAAGACTAAAACACTTATACTAAATAcgacaaaaacttctaaaagtgaagacttattaaataatggaaaagaaacaaaaaaaaacatatagtACTTAAGACAACATTGGTCTAAATCGACTCGTGTAatcttttattattctaaaatactctcaaaatattAACAGATAAAGAAGCTGATGAAAAGCCACCATTTGAATATCTACAACCAACTCAATTTCCAAGAGAAACTGTAGGTAGCCATAGAGATTTAGTGAAAATAGACATTGTGTCATCTATCCATCGCAAATTGTGAAGAtatctataaaaaatatatacaattggaAAAGAGAAACGACATAGAGAGTGAATGAGGAGAATAAAGAAAGAGAGAGTTGGTgggagggaaaaaaaaaacaggcaGTAACTAGATAGGAGATTGGCACCGTTGATGGGTAAAACAATGAAGAAGAAACaaacaacttgaaaaaaaaaaaaagagaaaagtttaatcaaatgaatattaaaacttatttattaaatgtgaATATCAACTTGTTAACGATGATTAAGgataatgaataaaaatattttgacaaatttctcctttttaaataaagtgAAATGATATGTTTTTTTGGAGCCAAAGTAAAATGAAAGATATAGTTTGAAACCGTAAATTCTCGTTTTCTCTTTTTGTAGTTAAAATAGAAATCGTCAGTCATTAAAATTGATTCATGTAATTCGTTAATCCCTATGATTTggtattactattttaacatcAACTTTACACAAACTTATGACACCTGGGTGGCTGAATTTTGTCCTTGCCTTTGCTCTCACACaagctttaaatttaaaattgttcataaattgtaaaatgttttcaaaatataaaatgataattttagtcataaaatagaaaatttatttggaggataaaatataattttattagaaaatatattttcaaaaatcaaaattaaaattttaacttttgccTTGGATTACAGTTTTagtttaaaatcaataattgtttaattcaatCACAACTGTTTGAGTTGATGTGTGATTAATTGGTAATATCTATGCTACtatactaattttattaaaattatttatattataaaataataaatattattttgatataaaatattaaggTGCAGATGAGGCTAAACGATTTCTCCAAGCCGTGAATGTAAAAATATTGACATATGAATAAAAACTTTAATGATCcaaatttactatttcattcaaaaccatatttaattagaattaaacgttcaaagaaacataaaaatccaCGTGTCCAGTTGAGTGAAAAGACAAAAGTAACCCAATCCACCATTTATAAATAGCTTCAAAAAGCAGTCCTATTCAGTTGTCATCAAAGCTCTCCCCTGTAACAAAGTTTCAGTTTAAACTTCCCtgcttctttctcttctttgttttttgttttttttcaatcttttcctgttgggaaacatttaatTGTTTGTTTTCCTTGAAAGAGAAGGTTGAACccagaaaggaaaaaaaaagaggggaaGTGGAGTAaaccccctttttcttttttgagttaGACTTTTTTTAATACTCTGTTTCATGGGGGTGTTGTTAAAGATTTAACGGAAGGTTGGTTCTTTGGGTTTGCCAACAATGCCGGAAATGGAAGAGGCGGGCAGTTGCAGCAGCATAACCAGTGAGCTGTCGGATATCACCTTGTTTGGGAAATACGAAATTGGGAAGTTACTGGGATGCGGGGCCTTTGCAAAAGTTTACCACGCTCGCAACGTGAGGACAGGGCAGAGCGTGGCCATCAAAGCCGTGAGCAAACAGAAAGTTGTGAAAGGCGGGTTCATGGAGCAGGTCAAGAGAGAGATCGCTATCATGAGACGGTTGCGCCACCCTAACATCGTCAAGCTCATTGAGGTGTTGGCTACGAAGGCTAAGGTTTATTTCGTCATGGAGTTCGCCAAAGGCGGGGAGTTGTTCACCCGGATTGCCAGGGGACGTTTCAGCGAAGATCTCAGCCGTCGCTATTTCCAGCAGTTGATTTCAACCGTCCGATTTTGTCACTCGAGGGGCGTCTTTCACCGCGATTTGAAACCCGAAAATCTCCTCCTCGACGAAAACTGGAATTTAAAAGTAACCGATTTCGGACTCAGTGCGGTGAAGGAACAGATCCGACCCGATGGCCTCCTCCATACTTTATGCGGAACCCCAGCTTACGTGGCGCCTGAGGTTCTAGCAAAGAAAGGATACGACGGTGCCAAAGTGGATGTTTGGTCATGCGGCATCATTTTATATGTCCTCCACGCCGGATATTTGCCGTTCAACGATCCCAATCTGATGGTGATGTACCATAGAATCTATAAAGGCGAATTCCGGTTCCCGAAGTGGACATCCCCTGATCTCCGGCGGTTCATATGTCGGCTTCTCGACCCTAATCCTGAAACAAGGATCACCGTCGATGAAATCATGAACGACCCTTGGTTCAAGAAAGGTTACAAAGAAATCAAATTCCATGTTGAAGATTTTGAATATAAAGAAGAAACCCAGGGCCCGGGCACCAAGTGCTTAAACGCCTTCGATATAATCTCATTTTCATCCGGTTTCGACCTCTCCGGTTTGTTCGACGCGGCAGAGCTTTCAGTCCAAAGAGAGCGGTTTATATCGGGGGAGAAACCGGAAAGAATAATAGAGAGAATCGAGGAAGAGATCAGAGGAATGGAGAACGTGAAggtgaagaagagaagagaaaatgcgATACTATTAGAAGGACATAATTGTGATTTTGTTCTCGCCGTAGATATACTTCAGCTAACTGAAAATTTGGTGGTTGTGGAGGTGGGGCGGCGGGAGATTAACGTCGAGCCAAGCGGCGACATTTGGAAAGATAAGTTATGGCCAAAACTTTCCGATTTGGCATATAGAAATTAAGCAAGGCAAGGTAGGTTTCTGGGTAATTAATAGATGATGAAATTGTGAAGTCTTTACAGTAAATCAGAGAACCTGCCGGGAAAATGTTCTCGGCGGTTGTAGTATACTATGTACATATACAGCcagaaaagttaaaaacaagGAAACAAAGCAAAATGTGAATGTTTTGTGTGATATAATAATGTCTTGTGTAAATTGTCCGACAAATCGGAGCAAATCCAATTCACCGACCGGGTTTCCTGTATTATATTTTTGCCCGgatttgaactttgatttcaaGTTATTCCTATTAATTCTCCCTTTGCTTTTAGTTCACTTCATTGggttccctttttttttaaagaaattgtcaattgataaaatattcTAATCATATTGTAAAATCAAAATAGAGATGTTTAGGCTAAATTATgctgatttttttaattagggttttggtttttctattaaattaagGAAATCAGTTGATTTTagagatagaaaagaaaagcGTGTTCAGCTGGACGCACTTTTCTCTGATGACTTTTTGAATGTTGGCTGGAAACGATAACACTTTCTCAAGATGAGTTGATGAGTTAATGGTATTATCCCACCATGccatatgaaatgtatgtgttttAAGGCGCGTTGTCACATCACTATCCCCTCAAACTTACTTATGAACTTTCATCGTATcacattctttaaaaaaaaccataaacctaTCAAAATTAAGAATCCTAACTTTGGGAGATGGcgcatttttcttttctttttctaaaatcaacaattcaaaccccttattgaaaaaaatcagcatatttctttaatttagcgacatttttatgtttaattctTGAATACAATCCATTTTTTCATTGAAAACTTAcgacctattttttaaatataaatttggaTTTACTAAACAGTAATATGAAAAGTAAGCctaaaatgttgattaaaagTTGAATCTTGGAGAAGATTGAGATTTTAGAGATTGGTGAAATGAATGGGagattttatttactatttcatGGCACATTTGGGTATGTTAATTACGCAGAAAACCAACTAATTCTTACTTCATCCCTAAGACATTGAGTGAAGGAGTGGAGCAAATCCCTTTCCTACAAATCATTCTGATGCTCCTCTCTCCCCTATCctattttaatttccttttcttatcCAATCATTTAAGCACTAAAAGCCCAtcacattataaaatttgaaaatataaaataagatttaaaattttataaacagaatttcataaactttaatattataataataaatctgTTGATATTATTAatggataaaaattttcaataattgttGAGTCTTATTTCGACTGCCATAAGTATTGATGCCAATGTAGGAGGACGTGAATTTGAGTACGTTGAGAcatattatcctcttatttatgggttgagaaAAGGTCATAGGTAGTTCTATGCATTGTGTCAAAAGAGcaaataattgttaaaataataatttatttaattaattttgatatttaaaattttaatataaaaaaggaaatttagaACTTTCGGCTAgaggtaaataattaaaatttgataattttcttaatgcattattttaatttctatcgtttttttcactttaatcatgaatgtttttttatcttaattaatactttaaaaaaaatttacgtaattaaaataaaagtgtaaatataatataatttttattgtcgaaaccgtttttttgaaaacaaaaattttgttgttgactttaaaaaacaaaaattggagtcgccaccgatcctttattaaggtgtgatcggcccaccttaaaaaataattttggcctacgaaatttgagaaaacaggttcgggagtcagttacgcacgaggaaggattagcaccctcgtaacgcccaaaattggtaccaaattgattttttttaatgtcttggtgtcgaaaatttgaaaagattttaaaaggaaactttttatttcatgaatgaatcaaaataataagacattcttatttcaaagaaataaaacaccacacccagtgagttagggcacaatgtttttaaatcttcaaaatacccgaatattgccttttgcttttgaaaattcttatttcgagaagtcaaaatatcaggactagtaagttaggacccaacatttttgaatcCCCGAGAATAAACTTTATTTGAAATctgtgaatttattgcaaaacaaatactggGCTctctaaattcatcaaaaagtaatcgcaatccagtaagttaggatacgattattttctcgagaatcatgaatgccaaatattttagaaatttataaaatatgatgattttaatgcttagACGagaccaaaatatatattccGAAAGGtacattaaaaagttaatgtacCATTATGAAACAAATACCCActttagattatatatatatgcttcaaaatataaatataatatataaataaattttgaaaacatgtaTATGCACATATTAAAACGGGTacataagtatatataaaaagatgaagtatagaaaacaaaacttatagtaatttctaaataaaatgtatgtatatatgtatataaaataatgaaatataaagaaaaataaagaagagtatGTACGTATATATTAGAAAATGCATGTATgctttaaatcataaaatataggaaataaatatgttacaacaatgtatatctatataaaatataaatgcaCATAAAAGTATATGAAAGTTATGCAAATagaatgataataaaatgtatatatgtaaggtgcatgtgtttataaaatcgtttaaaaaatgtatgtatatattactGCAAAGAATATgcaaatatgaatatatatagtaaggataataataataataataataataataataataaatatagcataattaataacataaaaaataaaacaacaaattaaggattaaattaaaaaaatgaagttttgaaaccaaatttaaagatggaaactaaagaaaaggaccaaattaagaTGCGCGCAACAGTAGGAGGATCAAAAAGTCAATTTATCCAAACCTCCCAAATGCTGCGCAGCAACATGcaccaaattgaaacaatattaaaacacacggcccaattttaaaaaaaaaactgatttaaACACCCCCCATAAAGCAGAGGACCAAACGTGCAATTGACCCTTTTTACAgaaatgcgcggatccttccccgggtcgggtcaccgcgcgggtcgtAGGgctgaaacgacgccgtttttgtGCTTACCCCTTGgcccaaaacggtgccgttttgggtAAGCTATAAATGCAatgtttttaggaaaaaaaaattcattttcctttccatttcaggaaaaataaaagttccctCTCCTCTCACGCAGGCCCAGAATCCGGCCAAACTCCGGCGAGTGGCCACTGCGCCGGCCACCGGTCGCCGGCACCGGCACCGCCGTGTACGGCGGTGGGGAGTCAAAAAGCCACTTTTTTTAAAACCCGTTTTAAATCCCCTTCGAAAGCCGAACACCTTTGGCCCAAAAAAGACGACTCTTGGCCCCCCTTTTTCCTCTCGGATCCGACGGCCACGAAGGAGGAGAGCCCTCCGACGGCGAACCCGCAAGGCGTTTCAGGTGTGCCCCCGCTCCCCTCTACTACTATTtctgttaagaaaaaagaaaataaatatatatatatataagggaaaaaaaatccGATTCAccttcaaaaggaaaaaaaaactttgtattCAGTGtttctttcaactttttcctGTTTCTCTCCGTTATCAGTGTCTCCTCCCTATTTTCAGTGTCTTTTACAATCCAAATTCCCCCCCGTTACATGATTTAAATCGGCCTTTAAATAGCCGAAAAAGGACaataaaataagcaaaaaaaaatcttctctTCAATATTCGTTGCGCTTTGTTACTCTGTTATTCTTTGCGTTGTCGTCCCTTTTTTCGCAGGTTCGGTGGCCGTGGAGTGCGCCCGTACGTGGAGGCGCAACTCGCGCGAATGGCGGCTACTGTTGCGGAGGGGGTAGTGTGCAGGCTCGTGGCGCACAAAGAGGGGTGCACGGTAGTTGCGGCGGCTGGTGGTTTCTTGCTTAGGGTTTCTGCTGCAATTTAGTTAGTGGGCTGTTAGGGTTTGGGCCtaggtttagtttatttttgttttgtaatggTCTGGGCCAATTGGGCCTTATTACATTTATGATTAATcgttaattaaaaatttaatatttgaatgaataaaataaaaagacgaAATTGAGTCATTAACTACAGAATTTACCGACTCAGAGCAGGTCATACCCATTGAGTCTCTACTCTCATGGCTTTAGCCGCCATCATGGatgtttcctttttgttttttaagctTTGACATGTGCTTTCATGGATGGGagggttttaaaatgaaaataaattatttgaatgtaaaataatgaggtatatattaatattgaaggtgaaaaaaaaattagttggaATGTTATGCAagattttgtttgtaattttaacGGAAGTGATTAAAAcgaacaaattttataatttgagtattcattttgtaaattttttggatatctaaaataaaacttttgaaagttGGAAGATTATCTGTATAGTTTactctttttgaaaatttttgtctTATGTAAATCTCAAATTGATTAGCATGAGGTCgagaatttaatccttatatttgTAAACTCCTTCCTCTTTGTATTGTACTTTTCACTTGTATTGAAAAAAACTATGGCACCTTACTTAAATAGTCGAACAAATTTGATTcctttcttctctcaattttatttatgataatttgaaatttgttatagatattattgtaagaataattttaatgacATTAAAAGGAATACTTTTGTCATTTTAAATCATATGTGTATAGAAAATGCATTTAATAGAATTTAAAcacaaaacattataattttcaGTGTTTTTTCCATCTCAACTAATGCttcatttaatctttaaatcattttttatataaatttatgttatataattttttatataaacttaacgAGATGAGCACGGCAGTAGCATGATTGCAATGATCAATGAACTATACCCTAGCTTTCTTCTATCACCGAAAACAGGTTTGAAATATGCAGTGaacagatttcaaaatttttgcaagaaaaatagagaaaaatttAGTGCGTATTTTCTCCTgcagattatttcgatttaaataaaatattcaaaatgaaagaacttttggaaattttgactAATGGAGCAATTAACGTCCGTGAATTAAGAAGccattaaaacccaaattaacgTCTGAATTAAATGAGccattaaactcaatttaatatttgtccTTTTAATTGAAGTGATAAGCTctattaaggaaaaataaaattacatattggGCTAAAATATTCGCAGGCCTAGAAGGGCTAGACCAGTCCAGACATTTCACGTCGTCCACATCGTGCGGGTGCGCCCCTAACCTTGGCGGGTTTGAAATTAAGAATCTAAGTTATAAAATTGGAATAATTAATAGTGTTACCTATTTTCACTACCAAATTACACTaaagaactaaattttaaattcaaacataatagAAAGaccaaaaccattatttttcctttctcgtGATGAAAGAATAGCACCAAGAGATTAGTACAATACCGcccataaaaaatattttttttaaaagctgATGTGACCGTGGCTAGGGAGAGGGGTGCTGCCGATTGGTTAGGCGGCACTGATTTTTTACTGTAGCTCCTGCTTAGATTCGAAAATATTAATGTCTTtattccatttcaatatttatttaattattttatattatttgggtaaaaaaccctaaaaattatcaaaatactcttatttatataaacaattaaaagtatataaaaaattaaattaatttatttttatgtatcattatattaaattatttaaatataatttattgttttatttaacttttaaaatattttatgtataattaatttacaaataatttgtattaattacttaaaagtaattaaaatttatacttcatgtaacattatttaaacacataatatTTGTTACAATGCAAGtggagtttttagactccacaagcaTGGTTAAGGATTGATAAATGTCCTATaggagtatagtaaaatatcaaaagataaatattaaaaaaattaagacaaggttgcttgtggaataaaaaagtaCATTATTAGtgtacaaaatattaattccatagtaaattaattaaatataatataatttaactaatttttaactttccgctagtatgtaaaaaaaaaaacattttaaccTTCAACCATAGTTTTTACAGCAATgtagaacattaaaaattagtaaattgcatttttcaGAGCATTTTTATCACACTTTCAAAGTCACTTCGAAAAGTACTTTTCAAccacaataataataaagaacTAATTTTAActgtaaaactaaaataaaaaatattatttaagaaaaataaaaatgaataataaattattcacagttaaaaatataatt
This genomic window from Gossypium raimondii isolate GPD5lz chromosome 10, ASM2569854v1, whole genome shotgun sequence contains:
- the LOC105778291 gene encoding CBL-interacting serine/threonine-protein kinase 14, whose amino-acid sequence is MPEMEEAGSCSSITSELSDITLFGKYEIGKLLGCGAFAKVYHARNVRTGQSVAIKAVSKQKVVKGGFMEQVKREIAIMRRLRHPNIVKLIEVLATKAKVYFVMEFAKGGELFTRIARGRFSEDLSRRYFQQLISTVRFCHSRGVFHRDLKPENLLLDENWNLKVTDFGLSAVKEQIRPDGLLHTLCGTPAYVAPEVLAKKGYDGAKVDVWSCGIILYVLHAGYLPFNDPNLMVMYHRIYKGEFRFPKWTSPDLRRFICRLLDPNPETRITVDEIMNDPWFKKGYKEIKFHVEDFEYKEETQGPGTKCLNAFDIISFSSGFDLSGLFDAAELSVQRERFISGEKPERIIERIEEEIRGMENVKVKKRRENAILLEGHNCDFVLAVDILQLTENLVVVEVGRREINVEPSGDIWKDKLWPKLSDLAYRN